AGGAAGATATTTTGCTCTTGAGAGAGAGGCTCGAGCTCATAACGTGGCGGTTGTAGCTGCACGGCAGGCTGggcatccgcaccgagagcctccaTGAGCTATCACTCCGACCATTATGCAGGCGACtactgattaccaagttaggccaaaagcctaagcttgggggagtacgtatttccaccgacattacattcatgttcacacatttcattccagttgtcggtgttcacaccctttcattgtattatccatgctaaatttattttctggctttcttcttgtgtgtttgaaaaacttttagaaaatacaaaaatatttcctTCTTCTTTTTGATTTTTCTTCCTAGTTTAAATTGTTgcagcactaaaaagaaaacccaaaaagatttccttgttcttcttttacttgttgggagctttcccgtgtaaatagtttttctcgttttgcttttcccttttatttgcttgttgaagaaaaccaaaaactccaaaaaatatttcagtgtgtttctctgaatttcttttccttttattgagtcgtaccgaggagaagaccacgatgaaaatgttgagtggctctcatttgcataattgttaatctaacaaagagcccattttaccttgtcttctcctgttgaataaaatctttgcagattccagcttagtccatggcactcttgcactattattattttcatatcgttcggtcgtgcaagtgaaagacaataatgacgatattcgatgaattGGCCGTGGTAGAGAGAAatgggtatgaactcgacttgttttgtttttgtaaatatgtttaacctagtatccatgattcaactcattatgattaaacatgtttgcaatgaaaattagagattatagtttctcatgccgtgcataagtagctaggagtggataatgatttatcttggatgtcaacattgcattaaaatgattgtgatgtagtatgatgatatgatatcctcctttgaatgttcgagtggcttgccTTCGCACATGTTAATGCATGtggttgaatcaaaaccaacatagcctctatgatatttatgttcatggtgttcatatcctactcatgctagtgtccaatgttacttatgcataatgcatgttcatgaccgttgttgctctctagctggccgcttctcaacttatttgctagccttcgcctgtactaagtgggaattctgcttgtacatccaaAACCTGAAACCCAAGTAATTCCAGATGAGTCcagcatacctacctatatgcggtattaccctgccgtcctaagtaaatttgcatgtgccatctctaaaaacTTCAGATAAACATCCTTTTTGTGTGTCTGGGTTGTTCATAGAATGACAGGAGGTAGTTGGTCTCTTctatgctaagcgggttattctcaggttgagtgtttattcactcgccattgcacgagaaaagggcggtaatagggatgcccagtcccaaactgcaaaaacaaaagagcttacaaataatcaaacaaaaactcctatGGAGTCTTGGGAACCGCCAGTAGCGTGTTTAGCATGGAAATAtagataactgatggtcgtgaagtaaataaGAAGGGTGCGcctctcaaaatatcatttacctttgttttaaaattttgagctctggcacctctgcaaatcactgcttccctctacaaagggactatctatttaggGCCTGTTCGGCAGTTCGCCAGCTCCCAGATTCAGCGAATCCGCGAGCGGAGCTGGCCCGAACGGTGTGGCTCCAGGAAGCTGGCTTCTAGGATCTGCCCGTCGTCCATGCACAAAACGCGGAGCCGCAGCTTTGCCGATCCCAGGAATTGAGAAAACTGGAGTTCGGGGTATTTACACAAACCTGCCACCGCGAAGTTGCTTACCTCTTCGATAGAAAGCATATTAGCCTGATCCCCAATCTCCTCCGTCCTCACCCGCTCGTCAACCCTAGCCGCCAGCGACGGACGAGGCCATCCCACCGCCGCCGGCCAACTCGTCCGACGACCCGGCCGCCGCCTGCCAACTCGTCCGGCCACCCCGACGACGGTCTCCTCGTCGAGCCGCCTCTTCCCCGACACCGCGAGTCGTTCCTCTGTCTCGCCACCCCGACCTGTTAGCAGCCGGCACCGCCTAAGGTTGTCGGCCTTGCTCCTCTGCCCCGCCGGCGCCGCTCCAGAAGCTCAAGGTGAGCTTGTGCGTATGCACAACCCCTCCCCATCTCCATTCAGTTCATGTTACATGCAGTCAGACCATTTGGTTCAGAGTTTAGGATGTGCAGATGAGGCCATTTGGTTCAGATTTTAGGATGGCCAGATGAGTCCCTTTGGTTCATATTTTTGGATTTACCCTGTATCGATTTCTATATGACATAGTTGAGGTAGTCCCTGTACCGTTTTAAATATGTTCAGATGACATAGTTTAGGTAGTCTCCCACACTGTTTTTTTTCATGTTCATAAATTCAGATGACATGGATGAGGTTCAGATTTATATATGAGAGCATACAATCTTTTTAGAGGAAGTAGTCACTGTACAGATTTATAAATGAGTGCATACAATCTTTTTTAGCACACACAGTGACATGAACTTCTATATAGAATTGTCCAACATGGTTGCTGAATGGAACATTGAGAATACAAGGATTGTCACCGAGTTGTTTGTCAAGCAAGTGAGAGCTGGAAATAGGCCAAATACTCACTTGACCTCGAATGCATATGATGAGGTGGGGAGGGAATTCAAACTAATAACAGGGCTGGAGTACATCAATGACCAATTGAAGAACAAATGGGACAAACTGAGAGGTGAATACAGCATATTCAAGAAACTTAAGTTGAAGGAGACAGGAGCGGGATGGGACATAGAGCGTAACACTGTGAAACAAGATGCGGAGTGGTGGAAGAAGGCAAAGATAGTGAGTTTTCATCCTCATGTTGTGCATACCATATCTTTCTTCTCTTTAATTGTTGTTAACAAATGCTATCATCGTTCTATATTTACAGGACATTCCAGGTTGTTACAAGTTCAGGAAGCATGGACTTCGCAATGAAGAGAACTTGCGCATCATGTTTGAAGACATCACAAGTGACGGTTCCGATCACTGGAATCCGACTTCTGGCATCCCTCCTACATCCACCGCACTAATATCAAGTGCCATAAATCTTGAGCAAATAGAAGATGTTGATCTGTTGGAGGATACCCAAGAGACACCATCTCCTGTTACGCCAAAGGTTAATAAAAGGCTTGGAAAGATCATTTGTGACACAAACAAGAAACCCAAGACCGCACAAGTCATGCAGGAGCAGATTACAGTGATTGGGGACATTTGTAAGGAATCACACTCAACATTTCAGTCGTTCTTTAAGCACGATGACACCACCTCTGTTGCATCTGTTATGAAAGAAGCAATTCCTTGTGGTGCAATAGAAGGTAGTGATGAGCACTTCATTGCCACTGAGCTTTTCATCAAAAGAGAGCAAAGGGAGATATTTCTAAGCATGAGTGCTGAAACTCGTTTGGGTTGGCTCAAGAGGAAGTTCAGCGTCAAGTACGGGAACTAGTTGTTTCCAATTTATGTCATATGTGTGATGGTTGCTTATGTCCTATGGTACTGAACCATTTCGTATCCTATGTGTGAGGTTCAACAATATTAAGTACTCAGTGTTGAACAATTGTTTCCTATAAGGCTTGTAATAACTTATTGGATAATATTTATGAAGTGGAGTTTCATCTTCATATTTCTTACTCACCATGCTAACCTTTGTTAGTTAATTCATTGGTTGTGTATGTGTAGATGTCATCTGAtagtgacagtgatgatgaaaaCTATTATGAAATGAAGAAAAGAATGGTTCGTGCCCATGCATAAGAAATGAACATCATGTATCTGAGTGCATCAACCATATTTGAGAAGTATTGTGACAGTTGGGTGATGAAGGCTGATCCTAGGACATCTATCTTGAGTGGATCTGGATGGTTGCAGGAGACTATCAGTACACCGGGAGAGACCTTCACCATGCTTAGAATGAAGGCAACCGTATTCTTTGAACTTCATGACTTGTTGAAGGATAAGTATGGGCTGAGCCATTCCCCTTTTGTTAGTAGTTATGAGTCTCTTGCTATGTTCTTGTGGACCTTGGGGGGCTGTGAATCAAATAGAAGAACCCAAAACCGTTTCAAGCATTCCGCCGATACAATCCATCGTAAATTCCATGAAGTactactttgtgtggtgaagatgtcAGCTGACTACATCAAGCCTAAGGACCCAAATTTTAGGACCGTGCATCCAAGGATTCGGAATGACAAAAGGGCTTATCCACACTTGAAAGACCGCATTGGTGCAATAGATGGGACTCACATTAGGGCTTCTATTCCCGAGGCCGCACAAGTGAGGTACATCGGAAGAACAGGAGCAATAACTCAAAATGTGATGGCAATATGTGACTTCGATATGCATTTCACGTATGCATCTATTGGTCAACCTAGTTCTATGCATGACACAACTGTGCTATATACCGCAATGCATATGGATAAGGCCACCTTTCCCCATCCTCCAAAGGGTAAGCATTTTTGCTTGTTGCAACTTATGTCTTATGTCCAACAACTTACATGCACCATTCTCTCTATTTTGTAGGCAAGTACTATCTTGTAGACGCTGGCTACCCTAACCGAATTGGATATCTTGCGCCCTACAAAGGAGAAAGGTATCATGTCCCTGACTTTCAAAGTGGTGCACCACCGAATACTCCTAAGGAGAAGTTCAACAGGATCCACTCGTCCAAACGCAATTGCATAGAGAGGGCCTTTGGAGTTTGGAAGATGAAATGGCAAATTCTTTTGAAGATGCCAAGCTACTCAATTGAAACCCACAAGATGATAGTGGCTGGTACCATGGCATTGCACAATTATGTTCGCTTCCATGACAAGTCAGATCTCCACTTTGTTCGATGTGATAGGGATCCGGATTATGTGCCAACAATTCCAGAACGGTATAAGAAGTTTGTTGTTCCTACAAATGCATCGGATACGTCAACTTCGGAGGAAAATGGTGTTGACATGGATCTATTTAGGAACCAACTTGCTACTGACATTGCTCTAGGTTGGTGAAGATTACTTTAGGAATATGTACCACTTTTGATTTGCGGAACTTATGCAAATATTATGCTTTTGTTGAATGAAATATGCGTGCACTGTGTTGATCCTTAAAATATGAGTTGCCAACATTATATTTTCAGTCAAAATAAACATTTCAAGATGCATTAGTCATAATTTGCAGGCTTGAAAGCATAGCAAACTGGACCAAAATTGCTCTCTGTTAGTGAAGGAACATACAGAAAACGGAGAAAACGCTGTCTCCCAGCGATCTGGGCTGAAAAATGCCCTCCACTCGGTCCAAATTAGGCCTTTTAGCCAACTTTCCAGCCCCTAGGAGCCGGGCCTCACGTGACTTTCCCCCCAGCGTCCTTCTTGGGCTCACTTCGGCCTCTCCTCAATACCCAACAAGGCCGAATTCCAGTGAATATGGCTGGCAGCCCATGTGTGGCGACCGAAACCTGGAGCTGAGACACCGAACGAATTTCTCAGGGCTAGCGCTCACGTCGGAAGCTGGTGATCCAAAATAGAAGCTGGATTTCAGGATTTATGGGAGTTGGGGAGCTGCCGAACAGGCccttacttttatgttgtgtcatcaccttctaaaataagtgCCAGAACCTGATAGCACtgctgtcatgctgatgcattgtgcgtagctaatgttgggtgcatcatgactggatcttttctatcatgaattacaatgtttagtcgctgcttgaactttggaggtgctttgcatttattttttgcggtctcaaaaagggctagcgagatatgGAAATGCAATTCAGAACTCGGGTCCAGATGAACCCGAAATCTGGGCCACCCACATGCTTTGAGATTCCCTCGCAGCCCTGTATTCTATGTCGTATTCCATGGACAAAATTCCACGGGCGGTCCCACGTAGCGCAGTTATTGGATGAGGACGGCGGTTAGGCCCGCGTTGGTACAGGGCGGTGCAGACGGACCTCAGCTATGATACAGACGACCCGCTACATCTGGGAGTACCCACCACACCACTCAACCCACCACCAGCTCTAGATCCGGGTCTCCAACGTGCCCCCCTTGCTGCTACTGAGCTCCGGCGGTTGCGGCGGCCGCACCCCTCAACGCCCCCCTGCTGCTCCTGACCTGCCACGGCTCCAGCGGCCGCACCCCGCAAGCGCGTCCCCTGTCCAAGGTAATATCTGCCGCCCCTGGCCCCTACGCCCTCCCCGTACCCAACCATGCCGGCCTTCATCATTTTCGCCGGCAGGCGTGCCTGCGTGCAACTACCTTCCCCCATAGCAAATCCACGCCACCCCCTCCCACCATGGGCACTGCATAGCCCTACATGTTCGATTAGTACTTCTCAAAGAGCTAACGCCGAGCACCCCTAATCATTGGATCTTTCAcattttatttgcataggaaaCCATGCCGGATTCAGATAGCGGCGATGATTTATGTGATGGCCAGAGAAGCAAGGCCAAACAAGCTGCGGCCGAATCATCAGGTAGCAAGTGTAGTCAGGCAGGGAGTCGCTCTGATGCTCACCGCCCAACATCAAATCTAGATGCTCTGTCAGGCATGTTGTTTCTGTTATTGATGTCTTTAGTGAGTACAAACAATGGTTAGTAAAAGAAATAGGCTTTGGGGTGATGCTTGAGCTGCCAATGATTTAGAAGATTAATCTGAAGCTGAGCATTTGGACCATGAGCAAGGTGGATGTGCTGCACCATGCACTTGTTGTCAATGATAAAAATTGCTGTCGTTTAGGCCGGCCTATGTGGCTAAGGTTTTTTGAATCCCATGTGGAAAATAGGGATGTCCGTGGTCCTGATGGAAATACGAAGAGTCCATTTCATTTATAATGAAAACACTTGGCATGGATCAATCTGCAGTGCACAACTGAAGATTTTTTGAAAAGAAATATAACTGAAGAGTCAAGCAAGTTGGAGGAAGATTGCTTCCAAATTGCTTTCGTAATCTTCATGACGGGCCACATTTTGGAACCGTCATGCACACATGACTACAAGAGCATTGATTTCTGGGGTGCACTCGCTAGCACTGAAGAAATAGCACAGTTTAACTATTGTGAGTATGTGCTGCAATGCTTTCTTGATGCAGTCACAAAGCTAAAGATTGATTTAGAGAATGGTGTGACAACAGCCAACCTCGCTGGTTGTCATTTGTTCTTGCAGGTTAGTACCGGCTTCTCTCTTCTAGCAAGACCATGATAAAGTTTGTTTGCTATTTTTGTTCTTCGCTCTTGTATTTAACGAGCTCCATTTCTTCTCAAACTTTTTACAGGTTTTCTACCTCAACAACATTGATCTAGGCATATTCAACATGAAACATGATGTCCTTCCTAGGTTCAAGGAATTTGATCAAGATAAATTGCTTCGGATGACTATTATGCCAACCGATGTGGGAGTACCTGAACCGTCGTTTTGGTTCATCAATGGTAATGCAAGCATTTCCCATCTACGCAGCCATACATTCACTGTTGAAAATGTTCTAAAGCCAGGGCACCCTAACATTTTGGCCGCGGCTATTTATATTTGATGCCGCAGATGAGCGACCGATTAGCCGTATGCTATTCTAGGAGCTTGCAACCTGACAAGCCTCATACAAAGCCGAAGACTGTGATCCGTTCCCGGACCCTTCGGCTGCCCACCGCAAGTTGCCCTAGTTTTCCTAAGACGAACACGGTTAACTTCCCGAGCAGTGTTGCACTCACCGATGGTCTCCCGAGCTGCTAAGGCAACCATCTGCCTTGGACTACTCTAACAACATTGCGTCGCGATATCCGAAGATGGTACTCCAGAAAGCATGTTTCGGCATTTTTTTTGTTTGTCGTCACTCCCTATCTGCTCAACTTAACCAACCATTATACCTGTTCTCATTTTTCAGTCATCACAACCACTTTTTGTGCTTCTGCGAGAGCAAAATGCATGTGCGTTCCGGCATGTCACCATTGCCTGCCACAACATCCAGAATGACATGGTCACCTTCACAGACAAGCTTATGTCCGCACTCACAGCCAGCTGCACATGCTGCACTGCCAGGGGTCTGATCGACTGTCCTCTTAGACTGGACACGCCATGTGTTGCCGCGCAAACTGCATCCGGATCAGCAAACGAAAAGGTGCATGGGGTGCTTGGCAGTGCAGAAGCTTCATACGGGACACCCAAGGCACCCAAGTTGACTGGTGTTAGGCTGGACCTCTCCGATTGCGAAGGTAATGATCAAGCTCTGTTTTACACTTTTTTCGACCTGCCTAATGTGAGCTCACACACAAATCCTCACCTGTTTACAGGCGAAAGTTCATCACAACGGAGACGCTTTCGTAAAAAGGACGCGGCTGGCGAGCCCCCTACAAGCATCTCAATGAGGAGGCCCCTGCCAAACAAGCCAAGGATGACCATCCGCATACTCGAAATTAGAGTACATGCAATTCAATCCAGCAGTATGCTAGATGCATTGCAGAAGCTGTTAAGGATCTATACAGTGACAGTACTCGGGACAACC
The sequence above is a segment of the Aegilops tauschii subsp. strangulata cultivar AL8/78 chromosome 6, Aet v6.0, whole genome shotgun sequence genome. Coding sequences within it:
- the LOC109774487 gene encoding L10-interacting MYB domain-containing protein-like; this translates as MVAEWNIENTRIVTELFVKQVRAGNRPNTHLTSNAYDEVGREFKLITGLEYINDQLKNKWDKLRGEYSIFKKLKLKETGAGWDIERNTVKQDAEWWKKAKIDIPGCYKFRKHGLRNEENLRIMFEDITSDGSDHWNPTSGIPPTSTALISSAINLEQIEDVDLLEDTQETPSPVTPKVNKRLGKIICDTNKKPKTAQVMQEQITVIGDICKESHSTFQSFFKHDDTTSVASVMKEAIPCGAIEGSDEHFIATELFIKREQREIFLSMSAETRLGWLKRKFSVKYGN